A window of Calypte anna isolate BGI_N300 chromosome 5A, bCalAnn1_v1.p, whole genome shotgun sequence genomic DNA:
GGGAAGCTAAGATACCTTAAATCATCACACTTTGACACTGGAGAATCATCCAGTGCTGAGGACTTTGGTTGGacttttgggttggaagggacctttaaaggctGTTTAATCCAagccccctgcagtgagcagtttgctcagagccctgtccagcctcaCCTTGACTTCATGGTATTTCTTTTGGTTCTTGTTGAAGTGAGCAGTGGCTCTGGGGTCAGGGATGCATCACCCCATGaatccagctgctcctggacAGCTGTCTGATTGCCCACTCATAGGGTAGAGTCACCAACTCTGCCTCTGCCCGTTCCCTGACTTGGAGAAACACAAAGATTTGGGTTCATttgtttagtggtggccttggcagtgctgggtttatGGTTTATGGTTgatattaaaggtcttttcaaaacaaaacaattctataACTCTAAAGCATCCAATAGCTGGAGGTGGCATTGGGTGGCTGCTCTTTGGACAGCACTTCTGGAAGTAAAAATTGGAGGAAGAGGTGCCTTGGCTTGTCTTTATGTGGGTTTTGTGTGTCCAGTCTGTTTCACCTCTAAAACAATTCCTTTCATTTCTCACCAGCCACAGGAAGGAGTCCATTCTGAaggtggtggggaggaggagaggctcAGCAGCTCAAGAGATCTCCCTGAGGAGCCAAACACCGACTGCCCCCAAACAGAGGCAGAACCAAACTCCCCTGCAGCTGGCACAGTCGAAAAACACCCTACAGAAACCAGCAAAACTTCCACATCTTTTGCAGCAGCTGAAACAATAGGAAAAGTAGGTTGTAGTTCACACCATTGTTTGCAGCACAGACCTTCTGACACCAGCTCAGCAATTCCCGGCGAATCCAAGGAAAAGGAACCAGATTCAGAAAGTGCTGGAGGCCAAGGGGCCGTGGCTGAGGACTCTGAAAAACAAGGTGGCCTTCTGctggggggacaggggacagagggagggGACAGTCCCACTGCAGGGTGGGCAGAGGGCACCCAGCCCAGGTCCTCCTCCCCAGTCCTGCGGGAAGTGGATGCTGAGGACGGGAGCGTGCGGATCCTCCGGGATCACGTCACGCGCTGCCCCCTCGCCTTTCAGAGTTCTTTGCTGTATGAACTGGATTAGATTAATTGTTTGAGGATTTCCTGCTGTTGTTCCCATGTTTACTGTGACTGCCAAGTGTTGGTTTAGGACTTGAGGGctaggaggaggaggcaggttCCTCCTGAAGCTGTTGTGTTTACCTGGCAGCGTGGAATGCTTCTGGTGTTAATCGTTTTTTAAGTTGATAGGTCAGAGTTTTGGTAATCTCTGAAATAGTTTCACTTACAAGAAAAGTGCAGTGAAAAGTGAATCTGAGCTGGTGGAAGGAAATGCATCTGTATTGTTTACATAACTTTCTTTGTGCCTTGCCAAATTGCAGGGAGTATTTGTAGATATCCTTTATCTAATGGCTCCCTCAGGGATTCCTGTGTTTGGTCCACCTAGAAATGAGCAGTATTCCTCATTTTTCCCAACCTTTCATTGTTGGATAACTGCAGGATTAAACTTGCACTGATTTTTAGCAATCAAATGAAATTTCTAATTACACAGCAAAGTTCTAATTAGTCTCCTAGAAATAATAAACATTGATACCATGTATTCCAGCCTCATATGTTAATGTTCTCAACACAGCATCCATTTGGTCTCTCAACCAAACAAATTGGATTGCACaataaaaacaccaaaccaaaacaagatcCCCTCTTGTTTCATCCCTGCTACAAAATATTTGTAGTTTGTAAAATGGATTCACTTCTCAAAAACAGTTCCCCATGTGCTGGTTGCTGCTTCATCTCCCTCCAGTGCAAAAGGTAACCAAGAAGAActtaatttataataataatgaactTCCAGTTCCCTTTTTCACTGCTTTGGAAATAACTTCTCTTACTGCTTTTGAGTTGTACAAGACACAAATGTGCTTTAGAAGAAAGTTaaattttccttgctttgcagctgctctggaaTGACTCTTACATTTTATATGTTAAGTGTAAAGCTTGCAGTGTAAGCTTTACTTTTGTAAGCCTGGAGGAAGCCACAGCTGCTAAAAGCATCTGCCCAGCCCTCCATGCCAGCACAGCACCCATCCAGCTTACCCAGTAAGTGGTTTGTGGGGTTAAGTTAAACCTTGATCAACTCCTCCTGAAGGTAGCAGAGGGCAGAAGCTTGGACTTTGTGAAACTCTGAAAATGGGGCAAATTCCAGAGCTGGTACAAAGTCATGGCAGTGACGTTgcccctggggaaaaaaaaagaaaaaagcagcaagcagcatCTTCTCATGGTCAAAATAAACATTCTGCTTGGCGTGTTTCACAGGACTTGGCTCTCTCTCAAATGAACATTTAACTGATATACTCCCAACCCATAAAGTAGGTGACAAATGGTGAGAGGAAAGCCTGCCTCCAGGCCCTTCCATTCCtatcagctgctgcagccagagtTCTAACAGCATCAGCCACATTTTCTCtaattaaacaaaaccaaacaatcccttctccccccctcaCAACCTCTCAGCATATAAATCTACCTCTGGGTGCCACCTCTCCCCCACCttggtgttttctttctccaacAGAATTCTCTGTTCTGcccaaaagctgctgctggtgtttcAGGGTGCCATGAGCAGCCCTACTTCAGGCTTAAATCAAAGAGGCACCACTCGGTGGTACCGGAGGGTTCTGCTGAACCCTTCCTGGCTTTCAGCTCCACTCCATGTTTCCATTACACAGCACTATTTCTCAGTGGTTGCTTTACACAGATGACTAATTTGAAAGtgaacttttgtttttttttgagccaAACAAGAGGTGTCACACCACACGTTTGTGCTCTGCATCAATTAGTGAGGATCATTAAAAATGTAACGAAGTTAAATGCACCCTCTTAGAAGGAGTGGTGGGAATGTGCTCAGCCCTTTGGGACAGACACCCCCACCATCCCCTGCTCCTGACtttctaaattacttttttttttgtgtgtgtgtgtgtgaaaatgaACAACAACTACAGTATTACAAAACAACTGGATTTTATTTCggcagaactaaaaaaaaaacccaaacgtATATTTATCTACATGGTAGTAAAAACAATGAATTAttacttttatatttcttttttaactccTTCATATATTCATCAACACAGAGCAACCAAAACCAGGATGCAGGTATCAGGCATGAGGTGACCCCAGGTACTGGAGGGGCTAGGGAGGGTTTGGTTCCCCCTGCTCCTCGCCACCTCCAACACAACCCCACGGGCACCACAACCCCACACCAGAAAAGATCCCATTAAATACaagttttttcctctcagcaaCCACAGCAATGGTTACTTTTTACTCAGGGGCTCTGAGGCTGCTCGGGGcgacccagcagcagcagcaagtgaCCCATTTTCCAGCCCGTGGTTGCCCAACATGAAAGATTACTATTTTGGGACACCTTGTACATGAGTGTTTATTCATATTAAAGCAGAAACCAACtcataaatgctttttttttttttttaatacacttcTGTGCCTGTAAAAGACAGTATGGaacaactcaaaaaaaaaagaacaaggcTGTGAGAAGGATCCTCACTGAAGTCGGCGGTAACTTTTACAGAGTTCGTGGTCCCTAATGTCTCCCCACCCTCCGTTTTTGACATGAGGGGACAGGGGTGCCATGGAGTACCTTTTACTGACACTCATCATTTCGGGAAACAGGTACTGTTGGTTGCTGTTCAAGAGAGAGTCGATTTTGGCACTCTGGGTGGACGGTCTGCAGGATTTCTTGTGGTGCATGCCACAGTCCCCCGTGTGAAAAATCCGGGGGATTTCGGGAACCAGCACTTTCCAGAACTTTGGAAGACAAGAGACAGTCAAGTGCTGCAGAGTCCAGTCCCAGTTGTAATCATCGTAGGTGCAGAAGGCATCCGTGCACTCGATGAGCTTCTGGTAGGTGTCTCTGCCGAAGGCCATGCCCATGTTGTGCTCGGTGGACTTCCATGTCTTCATCTCCACCTTGTCGGCTCGGCCGGCGAAGCCCCCGCGGACGGGGCTGTAGGTGCCCAGGGAGACGATTTGGCACTCGGGGCACTCCCGCTCCCGCAGGGCCCAGAGCTTTTTGAGGACGTGGTAGAAGTCAGGCGCCAGGTAATGGTCCTCCTCCAAGAAAAGGACGGGCCCCGCGTGGTCCCGCAGCGCCCGCACCCTCTCCCAGACGAAATGCAGCTTCCACCACCAGTGGTGTTTGGTCTGGGAGAAGCGAGCTTCGCGATAGTGCCCGAAGGAGTCGGGATACTCGGCGTTGATGCAGCCCAAGCGCAGGGCGGCCGCTTTGCCCACGTCGCGGGGGCAGTCGCGGGGGTCGTGTCCGGGGAACTCGCGGGGGTAGAGCTGGATGCTGAAGGGGAAGAACACCTGGAGGACGGGGCAGAAATCCACGCGTGCCGCCAGCCGGTTGAGCTCCTCGGCCCAGAGGTCGTGGCTGAGGACCAGCAGCACGTTCTCCACTCCCGCCGCTCGCCGTAGggactccagcagcagcctcaggtgCTCGGCACGGTCGTGCACctgcaccaccagcaccacgTCGGGGGAGGAGCGCAGCGGGAAGCGCCCGGCGTTCCGCACCGGCTGGTCAAAGTTCAGCCGGTAAACCAGCGAGCGGTAACTCAACGTCCCGTTCTCGGTTAACTCCAGCGGCGCTGCTGACACAACCGAAGCGTTAACAACCGAGCGGCGAGGCGGAGGAGGCGGATCGCTCACCCGAGACGGTTCCCCGGTGGTACCGGTACCGccccgctgctgctgctgctgctgctgttgttgctgctgctgttgttgctgtCTCCTCCTCCCGCTGCTTCCGCCGCCGGTTCCCCACAGCGCCAGGGCGCACACCGCCAGCCCCAGCGCTAACAGCAACACTTTCCGCTTGTAGATCCGCAGCCGCATCCTTCacccggcggcggcggccgccgATCCCCTCCCGCCCGCcctcctcccgccgccgccgccgccgccgccccgcgcGCACACGTCGCCGCACGCCATAGGGCGGCGCGGAGGAGCACGCCGCGTTCCTATTGGTGGGGGCGGGTGTCACTCAAACGCGCTTCCGCCTGTCAGGGGCGGGGTGGCTGAGGGGGGTGGGCGGGGCTTGAGCGCTCGTCCGCCATCACCTCAGGGCGGGAGGCGGGAGGGGGTTTGGCTGAGGGGATTTGTGGTTAGTTAGTGGTAATTAGAGAGGGCTGGTAATTAGGTAAAAGGCACCGTGAAAGGGAgttggggaggagaaggggggtgTGTGTGGAATGGGGCCCTAGAGGGTGAGGGAAACGTCCTGGTGTCAGGAGAAAGTCGTCGTGGATTTGGGGAGAATAAAGTGTGAACTGCAAGGAAATAACTGGGGTgtcaggaggagaaggagagagggcTTGGGGGAAACCGCTCTGGGGTTGTGAGGAAACCATCCTAAGTGTGCAATAAGCTGTGATAAAATAATTCTGGGTTTGCAGGGTAATAAGACACAAGAAAgttctgcccctatactcagccctggtaaggccacagcttgagtcctgtgtccagttctgggcccctcagctcaggaaggagattgaggtgctggagcaggtccagagaagagcaaggaggctgtgaagggatccagcagaattgctgtgaggaagggctgagggagctgggggtgttgaggctggagaagaggaggctcaggggagacctcatcactctctccaactccctgaaaggaggttggagccagggggggggttgggctcttttcccaggcaactctcagcaagacaagagggcagggtctcaagttgtgccaggggaagttcagattggatattagaaagaattttttcacagaaagggtgatcagacattggaacgggctgcctggggaggtggtggactcttcgtccctggagacatttaaaaagcgactcgatatggcactcagtgccatggtctagtgactgtggcggtagttgatcaagggttggactcgatgatctctgaggtcccttccaacccagcctattctatgattctatgattctaaagtTGGCCTGGAATGGTTAAGAATAGAAGAAAATGAGTCTGGGATTGCAGGAATAAAGCAAAGGCATCCCAGAGTTGAGAGAATAAATAATTCTAGAGTTGCAAATAGCAGAAATTCTTTTGAGAATgtcaagaaattattttaggaCTGCAAGAAGAAGAGACATCAATTCCATAGCTGCCCAAAGAATTTTATTCTGGATTTGAAAGAtgatataaataagaaaataaccCCAGGAGTGCaacaataaaataagaaaaaataatactagATTTGCAAGAATACAAAATGCATTCTAGACTTGCAAGGATAACATTCTGGATTtggcaataataataataatacacaCTAATGTCATTCGAGGAGTGCAAGAATGAAAGTTTCATTTTGTGATTGTGAGAAGACAAGAAAATCATCCcagaactgcaagaaaaataaactataaaATCACTCTGCAGTTGCTAGAATGATTCTAGAACTGCAGGAATAACACAAAATAATGCTGCCATTACGATCTGATCCTTAATTCCAGAATCACAAGAATATAAAACAACAACCACTCTAGGATTAGAATAAACTATAACATAGACAGTAAATCTAACCCCAGGAATCCCTGACCAGCACCCCCGTGTTTCAGGGGCACCCTTGCCCTGGGTGTTGCCCCATTTCCAGGGGTCTCAGCTGCACCTCATCCCTTCTAGCACTGaactgcagctcccaggaggctgctgccacctcctcctcctcctcttcctgagGGTTTGGGGGTTGGTTATTTTTTATCCTGGGTAAACACGGTGAcaccattttcctttctgccctgGTGGTCAGGGGTATCTCACTGAGCTCTGCTACCTaagcttttggggtttttttccccccccaagTACAGGTTTCAGCTGCATTTCAAAGCTTTCCATACGCCAGTCCCAGGGAAGAGCCATGGGTTTGGTTTAATCCCACACGACTAAAACCTGAGCAAGGCAAACACCAAACTTCTCAGGCAGAGCATGAGCAGAAGGGAGGGAAACCATGGTCCTGTTCAGGGGGTGTTTTGATGCCAGTTTCCCAGCCTGACCTTTGCTCACCACAGCAGAGGAGCTTTGCATAACTCAGCACACTTCATCACCTAGGTGCAAATAAACTACACACTACTAGGGGTGTGTAgtgagaaggggaaatggtttaaaacttggagagaggAGAGTTAGGTTGGATATGGGGATGAAActgtttgttgtgagggtgctgagcccctgtgccaggtttcccagagaagctgtggctgccccatccctggcagtgtctcagcccaggttggatggggcttggagcaacctgggctggtgggaggtgtccctgaccatggcagggggtgggaagggaggagctttaaggtccctcccaacccaaaccagtctgtgctGTGCTATTCCATTCCAATTCTACTCCAATTCTATTCTAAATGAGTTTCAAGCAAGGCATAACAACAGAGTGCTCCTCAGGAGAAGGTCTGTATGCTACTACAAAATCAGTTTGGTTTGATCATACCACACTACTACAAAGTGAGAAACACCACATAAATGCCCTACAGAGTTCTCCAGGGGCACCATCCGTGAGGTGTAGGTTCTTCTCTGCGaaggttggatattgggaagaaattctttccagacactggaatgggctgcccagggagggggtggattctccatccctggaggtttttaagaacagactgaatgtggcactgagtgccatgggctgggaaccacagggggagtggatcaagggttggacttgaggatcccagagctcctttccaacccaaatgatccTGTGAGCAGCTCTGGACACAGCAGTGGGGCCATgcaccctcctgctcctgcagcctcaaacagaaaagctgcaagCCCAGCACCACCACGAGCTGTGAGCTGCAGATGTGACACACTCTATCCAGTTGCTGACGGGCAAACTGCTGGAGAAGAGACTCCTGGAAGGAATGATTTCTGCCATGGCTTTCCCTAACTCTGAAGGACAGCTTTGGCTCTtggctccttcccctcctcctggctggctgacagcagtgctggctgggtgggcagggagcactgcagcagccaccccagcagGGCCTTGGTCACTGTCctggctgctcagccctctgcagctggaggaacccaaacccaaaccatctcATCAGGCACCTCACTGCCTGTCTCTGGGCGGAAGCTGCAGTCAGAGAACTTCACCCTGCTGAGATAAACGCTGTGCAGCACGGGGAGAGCTCCTGCACAGGGACTGCAAGGCACAGAGAAAGTGAAGTCGGCTGGAACAGCTTCTTAAGGGAACTTTGGGGATGTTGTAGACCTTTCTGCTTGGCTGCACAAgacttcccttttcttcctttgttgtCAGAAGGGGGGAAAGCAGGGAATTTAGAAAGCACGTTTGACCTCTGTGGAGATGGGTGGTGAGAGAGATCACCTGCCGAGCAGGTCACTGGGTGGGTGGAAGGTGCTCTGGTACAACACAGCAGTGGCTGGGGGAGAACCTCTGCAGTCCATTGTTCCAGAACCCTGccaccttcctcctgctcctgctccatgcTGTACCAGCTGCTGTAATTTCAGGGAACTGCAGGAAACCAGCTCAGTTTGGAGGATGGCAGTCGCTTCAGAGATAGCAGCACCCTGGGGTACACACACAGGGgatctaaataaaaaaaccaaaacaaagcagcaagtgCAGAGCTGACAGCAAAACATTCCTATACCAGCATTCCCATTCCAAAACATTCCCATACCAACAGGCCTTTCCCATGCCTTTTTTCATGCTGAGAGCCTGCACTCCCTTGGCCTTCCCCCCacagctgctccctcctccccacacaGGAGGACTTCCCACAGTACTGCCCAAGCCCACCCATCCCTCACCAGTGCCCGGGGCCAGGCAggtgctgcctcctcctcctccccaggaggCTCCTGGCCACTGCACAGACACCCACACATCTGCATCCAAAATCCTCCAGGAGTCTCACAGGAGGCTGAATTTCTCTGTCTGCTCTACTTCCCTCCTCTTAATCATGCACTCCACCTCAAAGGTATTTTTCCAAATGAGTAATCTGCAGGCTGCTGCAATCAGGAGgagatctctctctctccctttacaACAGCATTAACATATGACTATTTAAAACctcccagggctggctctgcagcagttTCCAGAGATGAGTGTTGAGGTAAACAGGCACACTTcagctttctctctcctcaCAGGTTTTCTGTAGTTGAAGAGCAAGATAGAAGGAGTGATTCATCCGAATCTTCCTGTGGTtgcttaaaaattactgttttacaAGCACTGTATGAAGAGAACACAGTCAAGTTACTTTGATGTTGGCAGAAAGGTTCAATAACACAGAATATTTCTGGAATAAAGGTTCCTCTTCCTGAGGAGGATGCATCTCCTGGCCTTGTCAAAGCAAAGAGCTCTTCAGTAGGCGAgcttcaatatttattttcgCTGTGAATCTCTCATCTTAGCAAAGAGTTTGAAACTGATGAttttcaaaacatgaaaaagaagttTGTGCTCACACAGGAGGTGTTAAGTGCTACCTGCAAGCCAGCACCTTCTTCCAAAGCCTGCTGCcaccctgcaggctgcacaTCCCATCTAGCTGTCACCTGaagcccagcctggagcagttCTGCACTTATAACTACCAATGTCTCCTTTCCCCATTGAAACTACACATAATTACCACAGTGGtgtatttttcctaaaaagatGAGATTCACTGCTGGGCAACCTGTACTGCTTCAACACTGTAACATGGTCCCTCCAAGCCACCTCACACTGCAGGACATGGGATGCCCAAGGTCTTCTCAAAGGGACTTCTGTTCAGTGCTGCTTGGATACCTCAGCCATGGGCCAGCTGACAAGACATGAAATGAGGGTGAGGGTACTCAAGGGCTCAACGTTCCCCAGGGAAAAAGCCAGGAGCTAATTCCTAGAAAACACTGGGTGGAAAACCTGTTAGAGAAAACACAATTCAGGTGTATATGGAAGGGGGttcaaaatttaataaatttgaCACAGTGAACAATTCGAGAATCTTTAAAATGTGAGAGTTAAGAAACAAAGCTTAGGTCACATACCtagaaaaagacatttcttaTATAACAAAGagataaaaccaaaaacatttgctctggtaaaaaaaaacccagcagtgctggtCCCTGCTTGAAGTGAGAATGCTGTAactgagcattttttttgtttgttttttcaaaaagcacCTGGAAAATGATGTGACCAGTTCTGAACTGCTCACACTGGGATTCCTTCTCCTGACATCTTACACCAAGCTGCTCTGCAGTAAAGTTGGGAAGAGTCCAATCCAGTGGTCAAGTCAACACAGTCAccttctgcaggcagagctcagagccTCAGGTGTGAGTGAGGCAGTTTGACACGTGCCCAGCTGCCTTCTCCTagccaggaggaagaaaagaaactgtcCTGATACTCCCAACACaccaacaggaaaaagaaagcaaaatgcattCTAAGGAAGGAAGGTTAATCTGAGCTAAACATCACTTTTTATTCCAACCAAAGAGATTCCAGTGGAGAAGGAACAGTGAAGCCACAGGACCAGGCTGACCGTGCCCCTCACTGCAGGACTGGTGTGTGCCATGGGCAGCAAATGCCCTGGGACAGCACCAGTGGGtaacaacaaaaccaatttCATGCTCCTCCCTCACTGGGCAGAATTTCAGGCAGGGCTTTTACACCCATTCGTGGTCACCCATTACTCTGCAGGTACCTATCCAGGAACTGGGAATAGCAGTGCAGAGAGCAGAAGTAGGAGATGATGGGTGCTTCTGTCCCTCCCATGTTATCCACCAGGACCACGGTGTGAGCCACGTGGTGGAGGTTCATGGTCACTGTGATCTGGATGAAGCTGCTCAGGCAGGCACTTCCACACTGGCATGTTTTAGCCACGTCCAGATCTTCACA
This region includes:
- the MGAT2 gene encoding alpha-1,6-mannosyl-glycoprotein 2-beta-N-acetylglucosaminyltransferase, which encodes MRLRIYKRKVLLLALGLAVCALALWGTGGGSSGRRRQQQQQQQQQQQQQQQRGGTGTTGEPSRVSDPPPPPRRSVVNASVVSAAPLELTENGTLSYRSLVYRLNFDQPVRNAGRFPLRSSPDVVLVVQVHDRAEHLRLLLESLRRAAGVENVLLVLSHDLWAEELNRLAARVDFCPVLQVFFPFSIQLYPREFPGHDPRDCPRDVGKAAALRLGCINAEYPDSFGHYREARFSQTKHHWWWKLHFVWERVRALRDHAGPVLFLEEDHYLAPDFYHVLKKLWALRERECPECQIVSLGTYSPVRGGFAGRADKVEMKTWKSTEHNMGMAFGRDTYQKLIECTDAFCTYDDYNWDWTLQHLTVSCLPKFWKVLVPEIPRIFHTGDCGMHHKKSCRPSTQSAKIDSLLNSNQQYLFPEMMSVSKRYSMAPLSPHVKNGGWGDIRDHELCKSYRRLQ